GGCCGACGGCACCTGGGAAGTCGACGAGAACTACGCCGAGAGCGTCGAGATCGCCAGCGAGGACCCCCTCGTCATCAACGTCAAGCTCAACAAGGACGCCGTCTGGGAGGACGGCACCCCGATCGACGTCGAAGACTACAAGGCCTTCTGGCAGACGCAGAACGGTGAGAACGAGGAGTTCGAGGTCGCCTCGACCAAAGGGTACGAGGACATCGAGAGCATCGAATCCGGTGAGGACGAGTACGACCTCAATGTGACGTTCAAGACCCCGAACATCGACTGGCCGAACTACATCGGCGCATTCGTCCCGAACGAGATCGCAGAAGACGCCGAGGCATTCAACAAGGACTACGTCAAGGACGTCCTGCCCTCGAACGGCCCGTTCAAGGCCGAGTCCGTCGACAACAAGGCCGGCGTCATCACGATGGTCCAGAATGACAAGTGGTGGGGTCAGGAGCCGAGGCTGGACAAGGTGATCTTCAAGGTCGTCTCGCAGGCCCAGCAGGCTCAGGCCTATGCGAACAAGGAGATCGACCTCGTCGATATCGGCACCGACGGCGATTCGTACGAGACGGCCGGACAGCGCGAGGACGGCAAGATCTACAAATCGCAGGGCATGCAGTGGACGCATCTGACGATGAATGCGGAGAAGGGCGCTCTGGCCGAGCAGGAGGTCCGCGACGCAATCGGCCACGCGATCAACCGTGAGGCCATCGCCCAGGCTGCCATCGGCCCCGTCGAGGCACCCGTGACATTGGTCAACAACGTCACCTTCATGCCGGGCCAGGACGGCTATCAGGACAATACGAACGGCAGCCTGGACTTCGATCCGGAAGCCGCGAAGAAGATCCTCGACGACGCCGGCTGGACCGAAGGAGACGACGGCGTCCGTGAGAAGGACGGCGAGAAGCTCACGTTCAACATCGTCGTTCCCGCCGACACCGCGTCGAACGCCCAGCGCGCCGAACAGGTGATGAAGGACCTCAACGAGATCGGCTTCAAGATCAAGCTCGAAACAGTGCCGGTCGCCGCGTACTTCGCCGATCACGTGCTCAACGGCAACTTCGACATGGCCACCTTCACCTGGGAGGGCACGGCCTTCCCGATCTCATCGGGGTCGAACCTGTTCTACCCGGCCGATTCGGAGCAGAACCACTCGAAGATCTCCAGCGATGCGATCGGAGAGAAGTTCGAGGCCGCGACGGAGACACTCGACCCCGCGGAGTCCAAGAAGCTGGCGAACGAAGGCGATGCCGAGGTGCTCAAGCTCAAGCCTCTGATCCCGCTCTACCCGACCCCCTACGTCTGGGGCGTCAAGGACGACGTCATGAACCTCGGGCCGCGTCAGCTCGAGACCCCGGACTGGACGAGCATCGGCTTCAAGAAGTGAGACTGATACTCGACTGATCCCATTGCAGTGATCGACACGATCCCCCTCAGCCGCCGGCCCCGTGGACTCACGTTCTCCCACGGGGTCGGCTTCTGCCGTGTGCACGGAGTCGGCGGCTGCTGTGCGCTCCGGGTCGGGGTCTGCTCTGTGAAGGTGCTGCAGACTGCCGAGGATGACGAGCAGAACGAGGATGAGGGTGACACCGACGACGCCGAGGTTCCACACCGTTGTCGTCGTCTCAGGTCCCTGACCACCAGTGCCGACATCACTCCCGGCGCCGACATCACCACCAGCGCCGGCCCCAGCACCGGCATCGCCATCGACTGTGCCTTCGACCGCGCTGCCCGTGGCCGTGCCCGTGCCCGTGGCCGAGCCGTGGTTTTCCCAGCGTCGGAGCAGTTCGACGGCCGGATGGTTGTCGATCGACTCCGGTCGTGTGCCTCCGGTCAGGCCCGAGTCGATCTTGCGGCGCGGCATCCCGGGAGCATTCCACGGGCGGTGGGTGCGCGTGGCCCCGTCGGGTGCCGTGGCCATGATCGAGACGACAGTGCTCAGCCTGATGTCTCTGATGGCGGCGAAGGGCACGGTGGTGGTGCGGAGGATCTCGCGGATGATGATCTGCTCGGTTCCGACGATGAGGGCCGGGCGCCACAGAAGGACGAAGACGAGCCATCCGATCAGCGCCAGTGGTGGCAGGAACGTGCCGACCGTGTCCCATGCGTCGCGCACGATCGCGTCGAGGATCATCAGTGCGAGGAACGCCCAGACGATGATGGTGATGACGGGACCGCCGCGTTGTCTGAGGATGATCGGTGCACTCACCGGCCCAGCCTATCGGCTATACGATGGACGTCAGGGATGACTCCCGATTCCCACGGCGTCCGAGGAGGGGCAGGCATGCGCATCGTTGTGCTCGACGACTACCAGAGTGTGGCATCAGGATATGCGGAGTGGGACACGCTTGGGGCCGAGGTCGAATTCGTCTCCCGCCCGATCCGCGACACCGAGGATCTGATGCGTGTCGTCTCCGGCGCCGAGGTTGTCGTGGCTATGCGTGAGCGCACCCTCTTCTCCGCGGCCCGGCTGTCGCAGCTGCGGGATCTGAAACTGCTCGTGACCACTGGCCGAGTCAATGCGTCCATCGATCTGGACGCGGCACGAGCGCAGGGGATCGTGGTCTGCGGGACCGAGTCGACCACCTCGGCGACTCCCGAGCTGACATGGGGACTCATCCTCTCCGTGCTGCGCAGCATCCCCACCGAAGACGCTGCAGTGCGCTCCGGCGGCTGGCAGTCCACCGTCGGCGGTGACCTGCTCGGCCATCGCCTCGGCGTCATCGGTCTGGGCAGGCTGGGCGCCCAGGTCGCCCGGGTCGGGGCCGCCTTCGGCATGGACGTCGTGGCCTGGAGCCAGAACCTCGACGAGGCCCGTGCCGCGGAGGTCGGAGTCGAAGCTGTGAGCAAGCAGGAACTCTTCGCGACATCCGACGTCCTCACCGTGCACTACAAACTCAGCGAACGCAGTCGCGGACTCGTCGCTGCCGAGGAGCTGTCGCTGATGAAGCCGACGAGCATCCTCGTCAACACCTCACGGGCGGGCCTCGTCGATACGGAGGCTCTGGTGGCCGTGCTGGAGGCCGGTCGTATCCGGGGCGCGGGGATCGATGTGTACGACACCGAACCTCTGCCGTCCGACCATGCGCTGCGCAGCGCTCCGAGGACCGTGCTGACCCCGCACCTGGGCTACGTCACCGACGAGACCTATCGGATCTTCTTCACTCAGGCGGTCGAAGCCATCGCCGCGTGGATGGCGGGGGAGCCGATCCGTCAGCTGAGCTGACAGTCCGGCCCGGTGGCAATGACAGGTCCCGGTGGCAATGACAAGGCCCGGTGGGAACGACAGGCCCGGCCCGTGGCA
The Brevibacterium marinum genome window above contains:
- a CDS encoding ABC transporter family substrate-binding protein; this translates as MKMRNTATMVVAATAALGLALSGCQQANTDSQGVDSDKANEEIAGLPSIDYQKADYDEIDDGGTLTYPMTEIPTSLNYYHADGAHVDNNNLYGTSLGGPIKIKADGTWEVDENYAESVEIASEDPLVINVKLNKDAVWEDGTPIDVEDYKAFWQTQNGENEEFEVASTKGYEDIESIESGEDEYDLNVTFKTPNIDWPNYIGAFVPNEIAEDAEAFNKDYVKDVLPSNGPFKAESVDNKAGVITMVQNDKWWGQEPRLDKVIFKVVSQAQQAQAYANKEIDLVDIGTDGDSYETAGQREDGKIYKSQGMQWTHLTMNAEKGALAEQEVRDAIGHAINREAIAQAAIGPVEAPVTLVNNVTFMPGQDGYQDNTNGSLDFDPEAAKKILDDAGWTEGDDGVREKDGEKLTFNIVVPADTASNAQRAEQVMKDLNEIGFKIKLETVPVAAYFADHVLNGNFDMATFTWEGTAFPISSGSNLFYPADSEQNHSKISSDAIGEKFEAATETLDPAESKKLANEGDAEVLKLKPLIPLYPTPYVWGVKDDVMNLGPRQLETPDWTSIGFKK
- a CDS encoding D-2-hydroxyacid dehydrogenase family protein, whose amino-acid sequence is MRIVVLDDYQSVASGYAEWDTLGAEVEFVSRPIRDTEDLMRVVSGAEVVVAMRERTLFSAARLSQLRDLKLLVTTGRVNASIDLDAARAQGIVVCGTESTTSATPELTWGLILSVLRSIPTEDAAVRSGGWQSTVGGDLLGHRLGVIGLGRLGAQVARVGAAFGMDVVAWSQNLDEARAAEVGVEAVSKQELFATSDVLTVHYKLSERSRGLVAAEELSLMKPTSILVNTSRAGLVDTEALVAVLEAGRIRGAGIDVYDTEPLPSDHALRSAPRTVLTPHLGYVTDETYRIFFTQAVEAIAAWMAGEPIRQLS